The genomic region CCGACGAGCGCCAGCGCCTGCCACACGACGGGCGGGACCCGCCCGGCGAGCCGGCGCAGCCTCAGCTGCCATTCCGGCCAGATGGTGCGCCTGCGCGGTCTTCTCGATGGCCGCCTCACGGTTCGCCCTCCCCGGCATCCGCATCCTCCTCGCCCGGGTCGAGCAGCGCACGCCGCACCGCCGCCAGCACCGCCACCCGGTCGAGCCGCGAAAAGGCGACCACCGGCGCGATCACCAGCGCGCCGTCCTCCGGAGCCACGACCCGGCCGACGGGCAGATCCGGCGGAAAGACGCCATCGGCACCCGAGGTCACCACGAGTTCGCCGCTTTTCACCCTCGCCCCCTCCGGCAGGAACAGCAGCGACAGCCGCGGCGCATTGCGCCCCGCCGCGATCGCCTCGATGCCGCTGTCTTTGAGACGCACGGGCACGCGGCTGTTGAGATCGGTGATGAGCAGCACGCGGCTTGCACGCTCGCCCGTCTCGAGAATGCGGCCGACGAGCCCGTCGTCGGCGACCACCGCGTCCCCCACATGCACGCCATCGCGCCGGCCGGCGGTGATCAGCGCGCTTTCCTGGAAGGCGCCGCCGTCGAAGGCGACGAGCCGGCCCGTCGCCACCAGCTCATGCGGCGCCTCGCGATAGGCCATGAGACGCGAAAGCGCCTCGGCGCGCGCGCGCAGATCCTCGGTCGCGGCAAGCGCGCGCTCCAGCTCGGCCACCCGTGCCTTCAGCCGCCGGTTCTCGGCATGGAGGGCGAAGAGCCCGTCCACCCATTCCCACGCCGAGCGCGCCCAGCCGACCGGCGCCTCGACGACCGCGATCGCCGGCGTCACGACGTCCAAGGCACCCGCGCGGATCGCGCGGCTGACCGGATTGTCGAAGCGTCCAAGCAGGAACAGCGCAAGCGCGAGCAGAACGGCACCCATCACCAGCCGCCGCATCCTGCGGCTGGCCGCCCGCGGGCGCATCAGGAGTTTCCACCGCGCATCCAATCGCGCTCTCTGGCCTCCCGGACCCTGCCATCATGCCGGCCCACATCGCGGCCGGCAGCTCCCCGTTCAGTCGTCCATCAGCAGCACGGGACGCAGATTCTCGTCCTCCATCGCCCGGCCGGTGCCCAGCGCGACACAGGTGAGCGGCTCCTCGGCGACCGAGACGGGAAGCCCCGTCGCCTCGCGCAGCACCTGGTCCAGGTTCGACAGCAGCGCGCCGCCGCCCGTGAGCACGATGCCCTGGTCCACGATGTCGGCGGCCAGCTCGGGCGCCGTGTGCTCGAGCGCCACCTTGACGCCCTCGATGATGGCGCTGACCGGTTCGGCAAGCGCCTCGGCCACCTGGCGCTGGTTGATGGTGATCTCCTTGGGCACGCCGTTCATGAGATCGCGGCCCTTGATCTCCATGGTCAGCCCCTCGCCGTCCTCGGGGACCATGGCGGTGCCGATCTGCTTCTTGATGCGTTCGGCCGTGCTCTCGCCGATGAGCAGGTTCTGGGTGCGGCGGATGTAGGCGATGATCGCCTCGTCCATCTTGTCGCCGCCCACCCGCACGGAATTGGCGAAGACGATGCCGGAAAGCGACAGCACCGCGACCTCGGTCGTGCCGCCGCCGATGTCGACCACCATCGACCCCTGGGGATCGGTGACCGGCAGCCCCGCACCGATCGCGGCGGCCATCGGCTCCTCGATCAGCGCGACCCGCGAGGCACCGGCCTCTTCCGCCGCCTCCCGGATCGCCCGGCGCTCGACGGCCGTCGAGCCCGAGGGCACGCACACCACCACCTCGGGCGAGGCGAAGGAACGGTTGTGCACCTTCTTGATGAAGTAGCGGATCATGTGCTGCGCGACCTCGAAGTCGGCGATCACGCCATCGCGCAGCGGCCGGATCGCCTCGATGTTGCCGGGCGTGCGTCCCAGCATCATCTTCGCCTCGTTGCCGACGGCGAGAATCTGCCGCCGGCCCGCCACCGTCTTCATCGCCACCACCGACGGCTCGTTCAGCACGATCCCGCGGCCCTTCACGTAGACGAGCGTGTTGGCCGTGCCGAGATCGATCGCCATGTCGGAGGAGAACCAGCCCAGAATTCGAGAGAACATGTCCGTCATCGCCTCGCTGAACCCTTGAGAACCGCATCACGCACGGCACGCAGCGGCCCGCATGCATCTCCGCGCCATCGCATCCGGCGGTTGCGGCATGCGGGCGGCGTGCCGGATGTCGCAACCGGCCCCGTCCGCTTCGCTTTGAGCATGAATGCACGGCCGCTGGCAAGAGCATCTCTGCCCCCGCCCGACCGCTTTCCACCGCGAGATGATGTGGGCGCCACCCCGACCCGCTACAAGATGCTCAGCGCCCGCTTCCGGCCAGCGCGCGGACCGTCCGGCCGGCCTCCTCGAGTACCGGGTCCGCCAGTTTCGCGCGCAGGCGTTCGAGCTCCGGGCTGCCGGCGCGGGCGTCGGCGACGAGGCGGCGCGCGAAGCGTCCGGAGCGGATGTCATCCAGTATTGCGCGCATTTCGGC from Rhodothalassiaceae bacterium harbors:
- a CDS encoding rod shape-determining protein — its product is MFSRILGWFSSDMAIDLGTANTLVYVKGRGIVLNEPSVVAMKTVAGRRQILAVGNEAKMMLGRTPGNIEAIRPLRDGVIADFEVAQHMIRYFIKKVHNRSFASPEVVVCVPSGSTAVERRAIREAAEEAGASRVALIEEPMAAAIGAGLPVTDPQGSMVVDIGGGTTEVAVLSLSGIVFANSVRVGGDKMDEAIIAYIRRTQNLLIGESTAERIKKQIGTAMVPEDGEGLTMEIKGRDLMNGVPKEITINQRQVAEALAEPVSAIIEGVKVALEHTAPELAADIVDQGIVLTGGGALLSNLDQVLREATGLPVSVAEEPLTCVALGTGRAMEDENLRPVLLMDD
- a CDS encoding cell shape-determining protein MreC, which encodes MRPRAASRRMRRLVMGAVLLALALFLLGRFDNPVSRAIRAGALDVVTPAIAVVEAPVGWARSAWEWVDGLFALHAENRRLKARVAELERALAATEDLRARAEALSRLMAYREAPHELVATGRLVAFDGGAFQESALITAGRRDGVHVGDAVVADDGLVGRILETGERASRVLLITDLNSRVPVRLKDSGIEAIAAGRNAPRLSLLFLPEGARVKSGELVVTSGADGVFPPDLPVGRVVAPEDGALVIAPVVAFSRLDRVAVLAAVRRALLDPGEEDADAGEGEP